One window of the Rufibacter radiotolerans genome contains the following:
- a CDS encoding M61 family metallopeptidase, protein MKKNFWVALAVAFCSLGLPAQAQQSVNYQVSFENALHHEASVTATFTGVASPTLEVRMARSSPGRYALHEFAKNVYSVSATNGKGQPLTFTRPNLHQWNITGHDGTVTVKYTLFADHPDGTYAGVSPAHAHLNAPATFMYAQALENAPVQVKFIAPAGSNWTAATQLKPETVPLTFSAPNFQYLMDSPTELANLQWREWTVTEKGREQKIRIGMHHQGTAQELDDYTQKAKRIVQESQAVFGELPAFDFGTYTFIACYMPGTPGDGMEHRNSTVITSSRTLKTGMNPNLGTLAHEFFHAWNVERIRPKSLEPFNFNDANMSGELWLAEGFTSYYGNLLLHRAGVTDQANYLETAASPILALAVSPGKAYFTPVEMSQQAPFVDASRSVDATNRTNTYISYYTYGNAIALGLDFTLRTKFKNLTLDDYMRLLWQRFGKPEKPYTLPDLEKALADLTKDARFAQEFFQKHINGKESMPYSALAQEMGLQLQPSKTPVLGWESLKFQNDKAVIAQGTFSNSPLYQAGLDRDDTLLTMNGQKLTSYKMLDSLLTKHQPGDQVQLEVVQQGQKKTVALTLAPEPKFNLVPLEKTGQKVSSKAKARREAWLRPQAK, encoded by the coding sequence ATGAAGAAAAACTTTTGGGTTGCTCTGGCCGTGGCTTTCTGCAGCTTAGGTCTGCCGGCCCAGGCCCAGCAAAGCGTCAATTACCAGGTTTCGTTTGAGAATGCGTTGCACCATGAGGCCAGCGTGACTGCCACCTTTACCGGCGTTGCCTCCCCCACCCTGGAGGTGCGCATGGCCCGCTCCTCGCCGGGCCGCTACGCCTTGCATGAATTCGCGAAGAACGTCTACAGCGTATCTGCCACCAATGGAAAAGGCCAGCCCCTCACGTTTACCCGCCCCAACCTGCACCAATGGAACATCACCGGCCATGACGGCACGGTGACCGTAAAATACACCCTATTTGCCGACCACCCGGACGGCACCTATGCCGGGGTTAGCCCGGCGCACGCTCACCTCAACGCCCCGGCCACCTTCATGTACGCGCAGGCCCTGGAGAACGCCCCGGTACAGGTGAAGTTCATTGCCCCCGCGGGCAGCAACTGGACCGCCGCCACCCAACTAAAACCCGAAACGGTCCCACTCACCTTTTCGGCGCCCAACTTCCAGTACCTCATGGACAGCCCCACCGAACTGGCCAACCTGCAGTGGCGCGAATGGACCGTCACCGAGAAAGGCCGCGAGCAGAAGATACGCATTGGCATGCACCACCAAGGCACGGCCCAGGAACTGGACGACTACACCCAGAAAGCCAAACGTATTGTGCAGGAAAGCCAGGCCGTGTTTGGCGAGCTACCGGCCTTTGACTTCGGCACCTATACCTTTATTGCCTGCTACATGCCCGGCACGCCCGGCGATGGCATGGAACACCGCAACTCCACCGTCATTACCAGTTCAAGAACCCTTAAAACCGGCATGAACCCAAACCTGGGCACCCTGGCCCATGAGTTCTTCCATGCCTGGAACGTGGAGCGCATTCGGCCTAAGAGCCTGGAGCCTTTCAATTTCAATGACGCCAACATGAGCGGGGAACTGTGGCTGGCCGAAGGGTTTACCAGCTATTACGGCAACCTGCTTCTGCACCGCGCCGGCGTCACCGACCAAGCCAATTACTTGGAGACCGCCGCCAGCCCCATTCTGGCCCTGGCTGTTTCTCCGGGCAAAGCGTATTTCACGCCGGTGGAGATGAGCCAGCAGGCCCCGTTTGTAGATGCCTCGCGCTCCGTGGACGCCACCAACCGCACCAACACCTACATCTCCTACTACACCTACGGCAACGCCATCGCCCTGGGCCTGGACTTTACCCTGCGCACCAAATTCAAGAACCTGACCCTAGATGACTACATGCGCCTGCTCTGGCAACGCTTTGGCAAGCCTGAAAAACCGTATACCCTGCCTGACCTGGAAAAAGCCCTGGCTGACCTGACCAAAGATGCCCGTTTCGCGCAGGAATTCTTCCAGAAGCACATTAATGGCAAGGAATCTATGCCGTATTCGGCCCTGGCCCAGGAAATGGGCTTACAGTTGCAGCCCTCCAAAACGCCGGTATTGGGTTGGGAAAGCCTGAAGTTCCAGAATGACAAAGCCGTTATTGCGCAGGGCACCTTTTCAAACAGCCCCCTCTACCAGGCCGGCCTGGACCGCGACGACACGCTGCTCACCATGAACGGCCAGAAGCTCACCAGCTACAAAATGCTGGACAGTCTCCTGACCAAACACCAACCCGGCGACCAGGTACAGCTGGAAGTGGTGCAGCAAGGCCAGAAGAAAACCGTTGCCCTCACCTTAGCCCCCGAACCTAAATTCAACCTGGTCCCGCTGGAGAAAACCGGTCAGAAAGTTTCTTCCAAAGCCAAAGCCCGCCGGGAAGCCTGGCTTCGCCCGCAGGCGAAATAA
- a CDS encoding class I SAM-dependent methyltransferase produces the protein MPSSLSSFDFIAPVYDALAGVVFKDSQKKAQCRFLSKIPDGATVLVLGGGTGWLLPELFKKSNPKQVLYLEASNAMLEKARRRVRGLPESSRIEFRLGTELALLPQEKFHVIITPFVLDLFTEQEVTAMVQRLSQALMPQGQWLHTDFFLSPNLFQKAWQKPLLWAMYRFFRLVSGISGTGLSPMEEIFRQAGFVPLRQAFFFHCFIKAQLWQKSPEKG, from the coding sequence ATGCCTTCTTCCCTGTCAAGCTTTGATTTCATTGCCCCGGTGTATGACGCGCTGGCGGGCGTGGTCTTTAAAGATTCGCAGAAGAAGGCCCAATGCCGTTTCCTTTCAAAGATTCCCGATGGGGCCACTGTCTTGGTTTTAGGCGGAGGCACGGGGTGGCTTCTCCCGGAGCTGTTCAAAAAAAGTAACCCCAAACAAGTGTTGTATCTGGAGGCCTCAAACGCCATGCTGGAGAAAGCGCGCCGACGCGTGCGGGGTTTACCAGAAAGTAGCCGCATAGAATTCAGGTTGGGCACCGAGCTGGCGCTTCTGCCTCAGGAGAAGTTTCACGTGATTATCACCCCGTTTGTGCTGGACCTGTTCACCGAGCAGGAAGTGACAGCTATGGTGCAGCGGCTAAGCCAGGCGCTTATGCCCCAGGGACAATGGCTGCACACAGATTTTTTCCTTTCCCCAAACCTATTTCAGAAAGCCTGGCAGAAACCTTTGCTCTGGGCCATGTACCGGTTTTTTAGGCTGGTGAGCGGCATCTCGGGCACAGGGCTTTCGCCTATGGAAGAGATCTTCCGGCAGGCCGGTTTTGTACCTCTTCGGCAGGCATTCTTCTTTCACTGCTTTATCAAGGCCCAGTTGTGGCAGAAGTCACCAGAAAAAGGATAG
- a CDS encoding CinA family protein, which translates to MNKKDLTQLVMNLKDHDLTVAFAESCTGGSLAAEFSKALGTNGVFLGSMVTYDTIVKQKVLGVKKKTLDLYTAESQQVTNEMVLGLQKLVKADVCIAVTGLLGAGASENPEKPVGTTFVSLLFQDKVEEYRQLFKGSAESMLKQIIDFIFQKLRDTLDRHYQHA; encoded by the coding sequence ATGAATAAAAAAGACCTTACCCAGCTGGTCATGAACCTGAAGGACCATGACCTCACTGTAGCCTTTGCCGAAAGCTGTACCGGGGGTAGCCTGGCCGCTGAGTTCAGCAAGGCGCTGGGCACCAACGGAGTCTTCCTGGGCAGCATGGTCACCTATGACACCATCGTCAAACAGAAAGTACTGGGGGTAAAGAAAAAAACCCTGGACCTGTACACCGCTGAAAGCCAGCAGGTAACCAATGAAATGGTGCTGGGCCTGCAAAAACTGGTAAAAGCCGATGTCTGTATAGCTGTCACCGGCTTGTTGGGCGCCGGAGCCTCTGAGAACCCCGAAAAACCCGTGGGCACCACCTTTGTCTCGCTGCTTTTCCAGGACAAGGTAGAGGAGTACCGGCAGCTATTCAAAGGTTCTGCGGAAAGCATGCTCAAACAAATAATAGACTTTATCTTCCAGAAGCTACGCGACACCCTGGACCGCCACTACCAGCATGCCTAA
- a CDS encoding phosphatase PAP2 family protein, which translates to MKKTFRKFVASLALFTVELVVLWAVFILCIILFFWLARAVLPGHELGFDKMAFAWADARANPVLTEIIKGVTFLASRNFITGAGLMMIGYFLFVKKHKWYSLKVPVIAIGSISLNLLLKYIFNRPRPLVPHLVDSYGLSFPSGHAMISASFYGLLIYLVWKHVEVPAWRFLLVFLISLLILFIGFSRVYLHVHYATDVAAGLAAGLGWVILANALINRMEKFSKRNLNPVVKGEEPHRIV; encoded by the coding sequence ATGAAGAAGACGTTTCGGAAATTTGTGGCTTCCCTGGCCCTATTCACCGTGGAGCTGGTGGTGCTATGGGCAGTGTTCATCTTATGCATTATCCTGTTTTTCTGGCTGGCGCGTGCCGTGCTGCCGGGCCATGAACTGGGCTTTGACAAAATGGCCTTCGCCTGGGCCGATGCCCGGGCCAACCCGGTCCTGACGGAGATTATAAAGGGCGTCACGTTCCTGGCCTCGCGTAATTTTATAACGGGGGCAGGGCTTATGATGATCGGGTATTTTCTGTTTGTGAAAAAGCACAAGTGGTACTCGCTCAAAGTGCCGGTTATTGCCATTGGCAGTATCTCGCTTAACCTGTTGCTCAAGTATATCTTTAACCGGCCCCGGCCGTTGGTGCCGCACCTGGTAGATTCTTACGGCCTTAGTTTCCCCAGCGGGCACGCCATGATCAGCGCCTCTTTTTACGGGCTGCTTATTTACCTGGTCTGGAAACACGTAGAGGTGCCGGCCTGGCGGTTTCTGCTGGTCTTTTTGATCTCCTTGCTTATTCTCTTCATCGGCTTTAGCCGCGTGTACCTGCACGTGCACTACGCCACCGATGTGGCCGCCGGGCTGGCCGCCGGGCTGGGTTGGGTGATTCTGGCCAATGCCCTCATTAACCGCATGGAGAAATTCTCTAAACGTAACCTGAACCCGGTGGTGAAAGGCGAGGAGCCCCACCGTATAGTGTAA
- a CDS encoding phosphatase PAP2 family protein: protein MKRLREHTEKGIAAFLAVLSLEIVIAWLVFIGSVFLFFWMTHTVFVEQERDLDRAAFALAGEITTPQTTSVMYFITFFGSKNFLIGGSIALALLFVFFERWRFYSVKIIAISATTTLFNQSMKFFFDRPRPETAFLEQGGNSFPSGHAMIGGAFWGLIIYLIWTNVRQKGARWFLVSLVGFWILLIGFSRVYLNVHYASDVLAGWGAGLFWLMIAISLLKRLQTRLGRKVERQMEE, encoded by the coding sequence ATGAAAAGGCTAAGAGAACATACAGAAAAGGGGATAGCGGCTTTCCTGGCGGTGCTGTCTCTGGAGATAGTCATTGCGTGGCTGGTGTTTATTGGTTCTGTGTTCCTCTTTTTCTGGATGACCCATACCGTGTTTGTGGAGCAGGAACGGGACCTGGACCGCGCTGCCTTCGCTCTGGCGGGGGAAATTACCACCCCACAGACCACCAGTGTCATGTACTTCATCACGTTTTTCGGGTCTAAGAATTTTCTGATAGGCGGGTCTATTGCCTTGGCATTGCTGTTCGTGTTTTTTGAGCGGTGGCGGTTCTACTCCGTGAAGATCATTGCCATTTCTGCCACCACCACGCTGTTTAACCAAAGCATGAAGTTCTTCTTTGACCGGCCCCGGCCAGAGACTGCCTTTCTGGAACAGGGCGGCAACAGTTTCCCCAGTGGCCACGCCATGATTGGCGGTGCGTTCTGGGGCCTCATCATTTACCTGATCTGGACCAACGTGCGGCAGAAAGGGGCCCGGTGGTTTCTGGTTTCACTGGTGGGTTTCTGGATCCTGCTCATCGGCTTTAGCCGCGTGTACTTGAATGTGCATTATGCCTCAGATGTGCTGGCGGGCTGGGGAGCGGGGCTTTTCTGGCTCATGATCGCTATCTCGCTGCTGAAGCGGCTGCAGACCCGGCTGGGCCGAAAAGTGGAGCGGCAGATGGAGGAGTAA
- the fabV gene encoding enoyl-ACP reductase FabV, protein MIITPKVRGFICLTAHPKGCEQNVVNQINYVKSKGPIEGPKRVLVLGASTGFGLASRITSAFGANAATIGVFFEKPAAEGKPGSPGWYNTAAFEKEAQKAGLYAKSINGDAFSDEIKRTTLDLIKADLGQIDLVIYSLASPRRVHPKTGVIHNSVLKPIGQPFSNKTVDFHTGNVSEVTITPASDEDIANTVAVMGGEDWEMWIDALKAENLLAPGATTVAYSYIGPSLTEAVYRKGTIGRAKDHLEATAFTISDKLKDLNGKAYVSVNKALVTQASSAIPVIPLYISLLYKVMKAKGLHEGTIEQIQRLFQERLYTGGEVAVDEKGRIRVDDWEMRDDVQAEVAALWEKASTESLPEIGDLQGYRTDFFNLFGFEVPGVNYDEDVNELVEVPGLVGA, encoded by the coding sequence ATGATTATTACGCCAAAAGTACGCGGGTTCATTTGCCTTACCGCCCACCCCAAAGGATGCGAGCAAAATGTAGTGAACCAGATCAACTACGTGAAATCCAAAGGCCCAATTGAGGGTCCTAAAAGAGTATTGGTGCTGGGTGCCTCTACCGGTTTTGGGCTTGCCTCCAGAATAACCAGTGCCTTTGGCGCGAACGCCGCCACCATTGGTGTCTTCTTTGAAAAACCTGCCGCCGAAGGAAAGCCGGGTTCACCGGGTTGGTACAACACCGCGGCCTTTGAGAAAGAGGCCCAAAAAGCCGGCCTGTACGCCAAAAGCATTAACGGCGACGCTTTCTCTGACGAAATCAAAAGAACCACCCTTGACCTGATCAAAGCCGACCTGGGCCAGATTGACCTGGTGATCTATAGCCTGGCCTCGCCTCGCCGGGTACACCCTAAAACCGGGGTTATCCATAATTCCGTGCTCAAGCCTATTGGCCAGCCGTTCTCTAACAAGACCGTAGATTTCCATACCGGAAACGTGTCTGAGGTGACCATTACCCCGGCCAGCGACGAAGACATTGCCAATACCGTGGCCGTGATGGGCGGCGAGGACTGGGAAATGTGGATAGACGCACTAAAGGCCGAGAACCTCCTCGCACCAGGTGCCACCACCGTGGCCTATTCTTACATTGGACCATCGCTCACCGAGGCCGTGTACCGCAAAGGCACCATTGGCCGCGCCAAAGACCACCTGGAGGCCACCGCCTTCACCATCTCAGACAAGCTTAAGGACCTGAACGGCAAAGCCTACGTGTCGGTGAACAAGGCCCTGGTGACCCAGGCCAGCTCGGCTATTCCGGTAATTCCGTTGTATATCTCGTTGCTTTATAAAGTGATGAAGGCGAAAGGCCTGCATGAAGGCACCATTGAGCAGATTCAGCGCCTGTTCCAGGAGCGTCTTTACACCGGCGGCGAAGTAGCGGTAGATGAAAAAGGCAGAATACGTGTAGACGACTGGGAAATGCGCGATGACGTGCAAGCCGAAGTGGCCGCCCTCTGGGAGAAAGCCAGCACCGAAAGCCTCCCCGAGATTGGCGACCTGCAAGGCTACCGCACCGACTTCTTCAACCTGTTCGGGTTTGAAGTACCTGGCGTGAATTATGACGAAGACGTAAACGAATTGGTAGAAGTGCCAGGCCTGGTAGGGGCATAA
- a CDS encoding O-acetyl-ADP-ribose deacetylase: MEASRIQLLRGDITKVAADAIVNAANSSLLGGGGVDGAIHRAGGPSILAECRKIVARQGGCETGEAVITTAGNLLAKYVIHTVGPVWSGGERDEPELLAHCYRNSLLLAQHHGLKTIAFPNISTGVYGFPKTKAAEIAVKTVKEFLAHHALPEQVTFVVFDEENLKLYQKLLPEISQ; the protein is encoded by the coding sequence ATGGAAGCCAGCAGAATACAGTTACTTAGGGGAGACATCACCAAGGTTGCGGCAGATGCCATTGTCAACGCGGCTAACTCCAGCCTGCTGGGCGGTGGCGGCGTAGATGGGGCCATCCATAGGGCGGGCGGACCATCTATTCTGGCGGAGTGCCGCAAGATAGTGGCCCGCCAGGGTGGTTGCGAAACCGGTGAGGCGGTCATTACCACGGCCGGCAACCTTCTGGCAAAGTACGTGATCCATACCGTGGGTCCGGTCTGGAGCGGCGGCGAACGGGACGAACCCGAGCTTCTGGCCCACTGCTACCGCAATTCCCTGCTGTTGGCCCAGCACCACGGCCTTAAAACCATCGCGTTCCCCAACATCAGCACGGGAGTATACGGCTTCCCCAAAACCAAAGCCGCCGAGATAGCGGTAAAGACCGTGAAAGAGTTCCTGGCTCACCACGCTTTGCCAGAACAGGTCACCTTTGTGGTGTTTGATGAAGAGAACCTGAAGCTCTACCAAAAACTGTTGCCTGAGATATCTCAGTAA
- a CDS encoding GAF domain-containing protein: MHSQEHQISVSKFPFKAHLSFKPIIDYWQQQQDGCRSSFLLSAQEINRLLQEAPELLEPITDLKVLAQHECVIDLLMTAIFPPATREVEAIGTVGPLYDVSFYYTDLFKQIILTDQNVLKRPLNIDEHRMLFNRVRMVYFLILEKFYGVQVPHEEFLIYTVPDYQLGLYRHFNVEINTQFLNITHTQPLPELAEKDIQYLLDNIRNMDIWMEALSPDLFEINGFYTLHLVDVTVQEVLSSLKNDLLERDVMLAPDRFEQLQEKVRIFFKRPHLQLGVAAFYKNRSTFVNFGNKINHSFLLQSEPSSSSYVGFKAIYDSLVQNGQPLVIKDVAKSQQLPDGVREEMLAMGIRNIVLALLRYGDEPIGILELGSPNPGDLDNFSLAKMDQFLPLFSVAVNRNSEEIEARVQAVIREKFTAIHPVLEWRFREAALNMLDKMNVTGGPVEMEPIIFPDVYPLYAAADVRSSSTERNTAILGDLTEHLQLAERILKKALEVHALPILDELRFSVSKHLRLLKKGFLSQDGILIFEMLRTQVEPMFEFLEATHPDLLPYIQNYRDAMDPQLGILYKRRKAFEESLTLINETISEYIEQEELNAQQMYPHYFEKFKTDGVEFNIYVGASLEERQPFDIMFLRNLRLWQLMVMCEVTRLAHNLKPQLKVPLETTQLILIHSQPLAIRFRQDERKFDVDGAYNIRYEIVKKRVDKALVRDSEERLTQPGKIAIAYSQAREANEYLEYIEYLQNKGILYDEIEHLEVEELQGVSGLKALRVRVKV; encoded by the coding sequence ATGCACTCCCAAGAACACCAGATAAGCGTCTCTAAATTTCCTTTCAAGGCTCATTTAAGCTTTAAACCGATTATAGACTATTGGCAACAACAGCAAGACGGTTGCCGAAGCAGCTTTTTGTTGAGTGCCCAGGAAATAAACCGGCTGCTGCAGGAGGCGCCCGAACTATTGGAGCCCATCACCGATCTTAAGGTGCTGGCCCAGCATGAGTGCGTCATTGACCTGCTCATGACCGCCATTTTTCCGCCGGCCACCCGTGAGGTGGAAGCCATTGGCACGGTGGGACCGCTCTATGACGTCAGCTTTTACTATACAGACCTCTTCAAGCAGATCATCCTCACCGACCAGAACGTACTCAAGCGCCCCCTTAACATTGACGAGCACCGCATGCTCTTCAACCGGGTGCGCATGGTGTATTTTCTTATTCTGGAGAAGTTCTATGGGGTGCAGGTACCCCATGAGGAGTTCCTGATCTATACCGTCCCAGATTATCAACTGGGGCTGTACCGCCACTTCAACGTCGAGATTAACACCCAGTTCCTGAACATCACCCACACCCAGCCCCTGCCTGAGCTTGCGGAGAAGGACATCCAATACCTGCTGGACAACATCCGGAACATGGATATCTGGATGGAGGCTTTGTCTCCAGACCTGTTTGAGATCAACGGTTTCTACACGCTGCACCTGGTAGACGTGACGGTGCAGGAGGTATTGTCATCTCTGAAGAATGACCTGCTGGAACGGGACGTGATGCTGGCCCCCGACCGGTTTGAGCAGTTGCAGGAAAAGGTGCGCATCTTCTTTAAGCGTCCGCACCTGCAGCTGGGGGTAGCGGCCTTTTACAAGAACCGAAGCACGTTCGTGAACTTCGGGAACAAGATCAACCACAGCTTTTTGCTCCAGAGTGAGCCCAGCAGCAGCAGTTATGTGGGCTTCAAAGCCATTTATGACAGCCTGGTGCAGAACGGGCAACCGTTGGTGATCAAAGATGTGGCCAAGAGCCAGCAGCTGCCAGACGGCGTGCGCGAGGAAATGCTGGCCATGGGCATCAGGAATATTGTCTTGGCCCTGCTCCGCTACGGCGATGAGCCCATTGGTATTCTGGAGCTGGGTTCGCCCAACCCCGGCGACCTGGACAACTTCTCCCTGGCCAAAATGGACCAGTTCCTTCCGCTTTTCTCAGTGGCGGTCAACCGGAACTCAGAGGAGATTGAGGCCCGGGTGCAGGCAGTGATAAGAGAGAAATTCACCGCTATTCACCCCGTGCTGGAGTGGCGGTTCAGGGAGGCGGCCCTCAACATGCTGGACAAAATGAACGTGACCGGAGGCCCGGTGGAGATGGAACCCATCATTTTCCCGGATGTGTACCCGCTTTACGCCGCCGCCGATGTGCGCAGTTCCAGCACCGAACGGAACACCGCCATTCTGGGCGACTTAACCGAGCACCTGCAACTGGCGGAGCGTATCTTGAAAAAGGCCCTGGAAGTGCATGCGCTGCCTATTCTGGACGAGCTTCGGTTCTCGGTGTCTAAGCACCTCCGGCTTCTGAAGAAAGGGTTCCTGTCTCAGGACGGAATCCTCATCTTTGAGATGCTGCGCACCCAGGTAGAGCCTATGTTTGAGTTCCTGGAAGCCACGCACCCAGACCTGCTGCCCTACATCCAGAACTACCGTGACGCCATGGATCCCCAACTGGGCATCTTGTACAAGCGCCGCAAAGCCTTTGAAGAAAGCCTCACGCTCATCAATGAGACCATTTCTGAGTACATAGAGCAAGAAGAGCTCAACGCCCAGCAGATGTACCCGCACTATTTTGAGAAATTCAAGACCGATGGCGTGGAGTTCAACATTTACGTGGGGGCCTCTTTGGAAGAGCGGCAGCCGTTTGACATCATGTTCCTGCGGAACCTACGCCTGTGGCAACTGATGGTGATGTGTGAGGTGACCCGCCTGGCGCATAATCTCAAGCCCCAACTGAAAGTGCCCTTGGAAACCACGCAGCTCATTTTGATCCATAGCCAGCCGCTGGCCATCAGGTTCAGGCAAGATGAGCGCAAGTTTGACGTAGACGGCGCCTACAACATCAGGTATGAGATTGTGAAGAAGCGGGTAGACAAAGCCCTGGTGCGCGACTCTGAGGAACGCCTCACCCAGCCCGGCAAAATCGCCATTGCCTACTCCCAGGCCCGTGAAGCCAACGAGTACCTGGAATACATTGAGTACCTCCAGAACAAAGGCATCCTCTATGACGAGATTGAACACCTAGAGGTAGAAGAACTGCAAGGTGTAAGTGGCCTCAAAGCCCTTCGGGTACGGGTGAAGGTTTAG
- a CDS encoding fasciclin domain-containing protein: MKKTFLMMVVAGATVFTSLSVSAQTSATKKAKTAKTTGMEKKEGVMVGGALMVPSKNIVANALGSKDHTTLVAAVKAADLVETLMGTGPFTVFAPTNAAFNKLPAGTVETLLKPENKAKLTSVLTFHVVPGKLQAKDLKNGQKLKTVNGETLTVTRKGNMVMINGAHVSTADVISSNGVTHVIDTVVLPTM; encoded by the coding sequence ATGAAAAAAACCTTTCTTATGATGGTGGTAGCGGGAGCTACTGTTTTCACTTCCCTTTCTGTTTCTGCCCAAACCTCGGCCACTAAAAAAGCCAAAACCGCTAAGACCACGGGCATGGAGAAAAAAGAGGGCGTGATGGTGGGCGGTGCCTTAATGGTGCCTTCTAAAAACATTGTGGCCAACGCCTTAGGCTCTAAAGACCACACCACCCTGGTAGCGGCCGTGAAAGCCGCGGACTTGGTGGAAACCTTGATGGGCACAGGTCCTTTCACGGTGTTCGCGCCTACCAACGCTGCCTTTAACAAGTTACCGGCCGGAACGGTAGAGACGCTATTGAAGCCAGAGAACAAAGCTAAGCTTACGTCTGTCTTGACCTTCCACGTAGTACCGGGCAAGCTGCAGGCCAAAGACCTGAAAAACGGCCAGAAACTGAAGACTGTGAATGGAGAGACTTTAACCGTTACCCGCAAAGGCAACATGGTCATGATCAACGGGGCCCACGTTTCCACGGCAGATGTGATCTCCAGCAATGGCGTGACCCACGTGATTGACACCGTAGTATTGCCTACCATGTAA
- a CDS encoding MFS transporter, with protein MLFTLASPVSRKAHRIAVGVLFFLLGLCFSSWGARIPSLQNRLHLSESELGMVLFALPVGLMLSLPFTGWLTSKIGSRKVVTFALLLYCSTLVLIGMSQSVLQLVVVLFAFGFASNMGNISVNTQAVGVEHLYQKSIMASFHGLWSLAGFGGAAIGTLMIGMGVEPLPHFLLIMALVLAGVALAYQFALPQDAPRDADQPLFVKPDKELMGLGLIAFCSLICEGAMFDWSGVYFQKVVGAEKAWIAAGYTAFMSTMAFTRFIADRLTTRFGLKRVLQTSGILTTLGLAIAVLFPGLWTAILGFFLVGAGVSAVVPLVYSVAGRTKTMAPSMALAAVSTIGFAGFLVGPPLIGLVAGISSLRFSFALIALMGIAVAVLSSRIKTEGE; from the coding sequence ATGTTGTTTACCCTTGCCTCCCCCGTTTCCCGCAAAGCCCATAGAATAGCCGTAGGCGTTCTCTTTTTTCTCTTAGGGCTCTGCTTTTCCAGTTGGGGCGCCCGCATTCCTTCTCTCCAAAACCGTCTGCATCTTTCTGAGTCTGAGCTGGGCATGGTCTTGTTTGCCTTACCCGTAGGCCTGATGCTTTCTTTACCTTTCACCGGTTGGCTTACCTCTAAAATAGGCAGCCGCAAAGTGGTCACCTTCGCCCTGCTTCTGTATTGCAGCACCCTGGTCCTGATTGGCATGAGCCAGAGCGTGCTGCAGTTGGTGGTGGTTTTGTTTGCCTTCGGGTTTGCGAGTAACATGGGCAATATCTCTGTGAACACCCAGGCGGTGGGCGTGGAGCATCTGTACCAAAAATCCATTATGGCGTCTTTCCACGGGCTCTGGAGCCTGGCGGGCTTTGGCGGCGCGGCTATTGGCACGCTCATGATTGGCATGGGCGTAGAACCCCTGCCCCATTTCCTGCTCATCATGGCCCTGGTGTTGGCGGGCGTGGCCCTTGCCTACCAATTCGCGCTACCGCAAGACGCACCCCGCGACGCAGACCAGCCCCTGTTTGTGAAACCCGACAAGGAACTGATGGGCCTGGGCCTGATCGCGTTCTGCTCGCTTATCTGTGAAGGCGCCATGTTTGACTGGAGCGGCGTCTATTTCCAGAAAGTGGTGGGCGCCGAAAAGGCCTGGATTGCCGCCGGCTACACTGCGTTTATGTCTACCATGGCCTTCACCCGCTTCATCGCCGATAGGCTTACCACCCGCTTCGGGCTCAAGCGCGTGCTGCAGACCAGCGGTATTTTAACCACCCTAGGCCTGGCCATTGCCGTGCTCTTCCCTGGTCTCTGGACCGCTATTCTAGGCTTCTTTCTGGTAGGCGCCGGCGTCTCTGCCGTGGTCCCGCTGGTGTACAGCGTAGCCGGAAGAACCAAAACCATGGCCCCCAGCATGGCCCTGGCCGCCGTCTCCACCATCGGCTTCGCCGGATTCCTGGTTGGCCCGCCCTTGATTGGCCTGGTGGCCGGCATCAGCAGCCTGCGCTTCTCCTTCGCCCTCATCGCCCTCATGGGCATAGCCGTCGCCGTCCTCTCCAGCCGCATTAAAACCGAGGGGGAGTAA